One stretch of Odocoileus virginianus isolate 20LAN1187 ecotype Illinois chromosome 26, Ovbor_1.2, whole genome shotgun sequence DNA includes these proteins:
- the LOC139031186 gene encoding spartin, with protein MEQEPQDGEPIEIKIIKETYKKAFVFVNKGLNTDELGQKEEAKNYYKQGIGHLLRGISISSTDPEYTGPEWESARQMQQKMKETLQNVRTRLEILEKGLATSLRNDLQEVPKLYPEFPPKDMSEKSPEPQCFSSLPQHGEVNESTSAASAESSSPPAALSLPCQSHPSEAPPAYTPQAAEGHYTVSYGTESGEFSSVGENFYRNHSQPPPLETLGLDADELILIPNGVQIFFVNPAGEVSAPSYPGYLRIVRFLDNSLDTFLNRPPGFLQVCDWLYPLVPDRSPVLKCTVGAYMFPDTMLQASGCFVGVVLSSELPEDDRELFEDLLRQMSDLRLQTNWDRAEGENEFQIPGRSGSASDQLKEASGTDVRQLDPGSKDVRHKGKRGKKTKGTSSEEVNLSHIVPCEPVSEERAKELPEWSEKVAHNILSGASWVSWGLVKGAEFTGKAIQKGASKLRERIQPEEKPVEVSPAVTKGLYMAKQATGGAAKVSQFLVDGVCTVANCVGKELAPHVKKHGSKLVPESLKKDRNGKSTLDGAMVVAASSVQGFSTVWQGLECAAKCIVNNVSAETVQTVRYKYGHTAGEATHNAVDSAINVGVTAYNIDNIGIKAMVKKTAKQTGHTLLEDYKIIDNSKGENQGGGASADIKGEKDEQKEGPEKNGAKKKDK; from the coding sequence ATGGAACAAGAACCCCAAGATGGAGAGCCTATTGAAATTAAGATCATCAAGGAAACATACAAGAAAGCCTTTGTATTTGTTAATAAAGGACTGAATACAGATGAATTAGGtcaaaaggaagaagcaaagaacTACTATAAGCAAGGAATAGGACACCTGCTTAGAGGAATCAGCATTTCATCAACAGATCCTGAATACACAGGTCCTGAGTGGGAATCTGCTAGGCAGATgcaacagaaaatgaaagaaacgCTGCAGAATGTACGTACCAGGTTGGAAATTCTGGAGAAGGGTCTTGCCACTTCTCTACGGAATGATCTTCAGGAGGTGCCCAAGTTGTATCCAGAATTTCCGCCTAAAGACATGTCTGAAAAGTCACCAGAGCCTCAGTGCTTTAGTTCACTTCCTCAACACGGTGAAGTAAATGAAAGCACTTCAGCTGCAAGCGCGGAGTCAAGTAGTCCACCTGCTGCTCTGTCCTTGCCGTGTCAGAGTCATCCTTCCGAAGCGCCTCCTGCTTACACTCCTCAGGCTGCTGAGGGCCACTACACTGTATCCTATGGGACAGAGTCTGGGGAGTTCTCGTCAGTCGGGGAGAACTTCTACAGGAATCACTCTCAGCCACCACCTCTTGAGACCTTAGGGCTGGATGCAGATGAGTTGATTTTGATACCAAACGGAGTACAGATTTTCTTTGTAAATCCCGCAGGGGAGGTTAGTGCACCTTCATATCCTGGGTACCTTCGAATCGTGAGGTTCTTGGATAATTCTCTTGATACCTTTCTAAATCGTCCTCCTGGATTTCTCCAGGTTTGTGACTGGTTGTATCCTCTAGTTCCTGATAGGTCTCCAGTTCTTAAATGTACTGTAGGTGCCTACATGTTTCCTGATACGATGTTACAAGCATCAGGATGCTTTGTTGGGGTCGTTTTGTCATCTGAATTACCAGAAGATGACAGAGAACTCTTCGAGGATCTGTTAAGACAAATGTCTGACCTTCGGCTCCAGACCAACTGGGACcgggcagaaggagaaaatgaattcCAGATCCCTGGAAGATCAGGATCTGCCTCTGACCAGTTGAAGGAAGCCAGTGGCACTGATGTGAGACAGCTGGACCCAGGCAGTAAGGATGTGCGTCATAAGGGAAAACGAGGGAAAAAGACCAAAGGTACTTCAAGTGAAGAAGTTAATCTGAGTCACATTGTACCCTGTGAGCCAGTTTCAGAAGAAAGAGCAAAGGAGTTACCTGAGTGGAGTGAGAAAGTGGCTCACAACATTTTGTCAGGTGCTTCCTGGGTGAGTTGGGGTTTGGTCAAAGGTGCTGAGTTTACTGGCAAAGCCATCCAGAAAGGAGCATCTAAACTCCGAGAACGGATTCAACCAGAAGAAAAGCCTGTGGAAGTTAGTCCAGCTGTGACCAAGGGACTTTATATGGCAAAGCAGGCGACTGGAGGAGCAGCCAAAGTCAGTCAGTTTCTGGTTGACGGAGTTTGTACTGTGGCAAACTGTGTTGGAAAGGAATTAGCTCCACACGTCAAGAAGCACGGAAGCAAACTTGTTCCAGAATCTCTTAAGAAAGACCGAAATGGAAAGTCTACCCTGGATGGTGCTATGGTTGTAGCAGCAAGTAGTGTTCAAGGATTCTCAACTGTCTGGCAAGGATTGGAATGTGCAGCTAAATGCATTGTTAACAATGTTTCAGCAGAAACTGTACAAACTGTCAGATACAAATATGGGCATACTGCGGGAGAAGCTACGCACAACGCAGTAGATTCTGCCATCAATGTTGGTGTAACTGCCTATAATATTGACAACATTGGCATCAAAGCAATGGTGaagaaaactgcaaaacaaaCAGGACACACACTGCTTGAGGACTATAAAATCATTGATAATTCTAAGGGGGAAAATCAAGGAGGAGGAGCAAGTGCAGACATAAAAGGGGAGAAAGATGAGCAGAAAGAGGGACCAGAGAAGAACGGGGCAAAGAAGAAAGATAAGTGA